Proteins found in one Abyssisolibacter fermentans genomic segment:
- a CDS encoding dTMP kinase gives MRGLLIAIDAVDGSGKETQTRKLYDRLCEDGYNIKKIQFPNYDSPSSSLIKMYLNGDFGKNANEISPYVASTFYAADRYASFKTLWGDFYNEGGIILTDRYTTGNMVHQASKIINKAEKKVFLNWLYDLEFNIYGIPKPDCVIFLDMPINYTKELIKNRANKINGLDNKDIHERDTSYLEASYNNAVEIAQEYNWKRIECVKDEKIRSIEDLHEEIYAYVVQMIKSSIKK, from the coding sequence TGATGCAGTAGATGGTAGTGGTAAAGAAACGCAGACGAGAAAGCTTTATGATAGGCTGTGTGAAGATGGATATAATATAAAGAAAATACAATTCCCTAATTATGACAGTCCTTCATCATCGTTGATAAAAATGTATTTGAATGGAGATTTCGGCAAGAATGCGAATGAAATAAGTCCATATGTTGCTTCAACTTTTTATGCTGCTGATAGATATGCTTCATTTAAAACATTATGGGGTGATTTTTATAACGAAGGAGGCATAATTTTAACTGATAGATATACAACTGGTAACATGGTACATCAAGCATCCAAAATAATTAATAAAGCTGAAAAAAAGGTTTTTTTAAACTGGTTATACGACTTAGAATTTAATATATATGGTATACCAAAACCAGATTGCGTTATCTTTCTAGATATGCCAATAAATTATACTAAAGAACTAATTAAAAATAGAGCTAATAAAATAAATGGGCTTGATAATAAAGATATACACGAAAGAGATACTTCATATCTAGAAGCATCTTATAACAATGCAGTTGAAATTGCTCAGGAATATAATTGGAAAAGAATTGAATGTGTGAAAGATGAAAAGATAAGAAGCATAGAAGATTTACATGAGGAGATATATGCCTATGTCGTACAAATGATTAAGTCTTCAATTAAAAAATAG
- a CDS encoding cyclic-di-AMP receptor: MKLVIAIVQDEDAHKLLDKLMENNFGVTKLASTGGFLRSGNTTLIIGVQKEKVDEVLNIIKDLCKSRKQITSYPATTTWSMGSYVPYPVEVQVGGATVFVVDVEEFKKF, encoded by the coding sequence GTGAAGCTAGTTATTGCAATAGTTCAAGATGAAGATGCTCATAAGTTATTAGATAAGTTAATGGAAAATAATTTTGGAGTAACTAAATTAGCTTCAACAGGAGGATTTTTAAGGTCAGGTAATACCACATTGATTATAGGTGTACAAAAAGAAAAAGTAGACGAGGTTCTAAATATAATAAAAGATTTATGTAAAAGTAGAAAACAAATCACATCATATCCTGCAACGACTACTTGGTCAATGGGAAGTTATGTACCATATCCTGTAGAAGTACAAGTTGGAGGAGCAACTGTATTTGTAGTTGATGTTGAAGAATTTAAAAAGTTTTAG
- a CDS encoding YaaR family protein gives MKVSDILTQSTNTLDVKQNDPNKKQYKLEKTFKDEFKRLGDISVKEKLNILLKRIDVQSERIVKNMDVREVIAYKKLISEFLKESVDSMVKFSKNSFLDRRGRHRVFAIVKKVDKEMEQLTKDVLKNEKDNIKILKRLDDIRGLIIDIYM, from the coding sequence ATGAAGGTAAGTGATATTTTAACGCAATCAACTAATACTTTAGATGTTAAACAAAATGATCCTAATAAGAAACAATATAAGCTTGAAAAAACTTTTAAAGATGAGTTTAAAAGATTGGGAGATATATCTGTAAAAGAAAAATTAAATATTTTACTAAAAAGAATCGATGTGCAATCAGAGAGAATAGTAAAAAATATGGACGTTCGAGAAGTAATCGCCTACAAAAAGCTTATATCTGAATTCTTAAAGGAATCGGTTGATTCGATGGTCAAATTTAGTAAAAATAGCTTTTTAGATAGAAGAGGTCGCCATAGAGTGTTTGCAATAGTAAAAAAAGTAGACAAAGAAATGGAACAACTCACAAAAGATGTATTAAAAAATGAAAAAGATAATATAAAGATATTGAAACGATTAGATGATATTAGAGGACTGATAATAGACATATATATGTAG